The following proteins are co-located in the Maridesulfovibrio sp. genome:
- the rpsJ gene encoding 30S ribosomal protein S10, whose product MVSMTSDRIRIKLKAYDYRILDKAVTEIVDTARNTGAAIAGPIPLPTQISRTTIQRSVHVDKKSREQFEMRIHKRLLDILEPTQQTVDALGKLSLPAGVDVEIKL is encoded by the coding sequence ATGGTTTCTATGACTAGTGATCGTATTAGGATCAAGCTCAAGGCATACGACTATCGTATCCTTGATAAAGCAGTTACCGAGATTGTGGATACTGCCCGCAATACTGGTGCTGCTATCGCAGGACCCATCCCGCTGCCCACACAGATCAGCCGTACTACCATTCAGCGTTCTGTGCACGTAGACAAAAAGTCTCGTGAGCAGTTTGAGATGAGAATCCACAAGCGTCTGCTTGACATTCTTGAACCCACCCAGCAGACCGTTGACGCACTCGGCAAGCTCAGCCTGCCCGCTGGTGTTGACGTCGAAATCAAGCTGTAA